One segment of Hemibagrus wyckioides isolate EC202008001 linkage group LG05, SWU_Hwy_1.0, whole genome shotgun sequence DNA contains the following:
- the ogdha gene encoding oxoglutarate (alpha-ketoglutarate) dehydrogenase a (lipoamide) isoform X2, with protein sequence MHRLRTCAVRLRPLTASQSAKTLTQQRPAATLRTFQPIRRYTAPVAAEPFLNGTSSNYVEEMYYAWLENPKSVHKSWDIFFRNANAGAPPGTAYQSPPPLGMSLAELTQAQMLVGAQPNVEKLVEDHLAVQSLIRAYQIRGHHVAQLDPLGIMDADLDSCVPTDIITSSDKLGFYGLEESDLDKVFRLPTTTFIGGTESALPLREIIRRLEMAYCQHIGVEFMFINDLEQCQWIRQKFETPGVLQFSLEEKRTLLARMVRSTRFEEFLQRKWSSEKRFGLEGCESLIPALKTIIDKSSESGVESVIMGMPHRGRLNVLANVIRKELEQIFCQFDSKLEAADEGSGDVKYHLGMYHRRINRVTDRNITLSLVANPSHLEAVNPVVQGKTKAEQFYCGDTEGNRVMSILLHGDAAFAGQGIVYETCHLSDLPSYTTHGTVHVVVNNQIGFTTDPRMARSSPYPTDVARVVNAPIFHVNADDPEAVMYVCNVAAEWRATFHKDVVVDLVCYRRNGHNEMDEPMFTQPLMYKQIKKQKPVLQKYAEKLIAEGAVTRQEYEEEIAKYDKICEEAYARSKDEKILHIKHWLDSPWPGFFTLDGQPKSMTCPSTGLTEEELAHIGQVASSVPVEDFTIHGGLSRILKGRGEMIRNRMVDWALGEYMAFGSLLKEGIHVRLSGQDVERGTFSHRHHVLHDQNVDKRTCIPMNHVAPNQAPYTVCNSSLSEYGVLGFELGFAMASPNALVLWEAQFGDFHNTAQCIIDQFICSGQAKWVRQNGIVLLLPHGMEGMGPEHSSARPERFLQMCNDDPDVFPKITEDFGVQQLYDCNWIVVNCSTPANYFHVLRRQILQPFRKPLIVFTPKSLLRHPEAKSSFDLMLPGTHFLRVIPDEGPAAQNPAAVKRLLFCTGKVYYELTRERKARDMEGDVAIARIEQLSPFPFDLVKAETEKYPNADLVWCQEEHKNQGYYDYVKPRMRTTINRVKPVWYAGREPAAAPATGSKNSHLLELKRFLDTAFNLDAFKDHV encoded by the exons ATGCACCGCTTAAGGACTTGTGCGGTGCGGCTTCGGCCGCTCACGGCCTCTCAGAGCGCTAAGACCCTGACACAGCAGAGGCCCGCGGCCACACTCAGGACGTTTCAGCCAATCAGGCGCTACACTGCACCGGTGGCCGCCGAGCCGTTTCTGAACGGCACGAGCTCGAACTATGTGGAGGAGATGTACTACGCCTGGCTGGAGAACCCCAAGAGCGTGCACAAG TCTTGggacattttcttcaggaacGCTAATGCCGGGGCTCCCCCTGGCACCGCCTACCAGAGTCCCCCTCCTCTGGGCATGAGCCTGGCCGAGCTGACGCAGGCCCAGATGCTGGTTGGTGCTCAGCCCAATGTGGAGAAGCTGGTGGAGGATCATCTGGCTGTGCAATCACTCATCAGAGCTTATcag ATCCGGGGTCACCATGTCGCTCAGCTGGACCCTCTGGGGATCATGGACGCCGATCTGGACTCGTGCGTCCCCACCGACATTATTACGTCTTCGGATAAACTCG GATTCTACGGATTGGAAGAGTCAGATCTGGATAAAGTGTTCCGTCTGCCTACTACCACCTTCATCGGGGGCACGGAGAGTGCTTTGCCTCTGCGGGAGATCATCCGACGCCTggag atggcGTATTGCCAGCACATAGGAGTGGAGTTCATGTTCATTAATGACCTGGAGCAGTGCCAGTGGATCCGTCAGAAGTTCGAGACTCCCGGAGTCCTGCAGTTCAGCTTGGAGGAGAAACGCACGCTGCTGGCCCGCATGGTCCGCtccaccag GTTTGAGGAGTTCCTGCAGAGGAAGTGGTCCTCGGAAAAACGTTTTGGCCTGGAGGGCTGTGAGAGCCTCATCCCCGCCCTCAAGACCATCATTGACAAATCCAGCGAGAGCGGCGTGGAGAGCGTCATCATGGGAATGCCGCACAG agggcgACTGAATGTGCTTGCTAACGTGATCAGGAAGGAGCTGGAGCAGATCTTCTGCCAGTTCGACTCCAAGCTGGAGGCTGCAGATGAG ggttcAGGTGATGTGAAGTACCACTTGGGCATGTACCACAGGAGGATAAACCGCGTGACGGACAGGAACATCACTCTGTCTCTGGTGGCCAACCCGTCTCACCTGGAAGCCGTGAACCCGGTGGTCCAGGGCAAAACCAAGGCCGAGCAGTTCTACTGCGGTGACACCGAGGGCAACCGg gtaatGTCCATCCTGCTCCACGGAGATGCTGCTTTCGCCGGCCAGGGCATCGTCTACGAAACCTGCCATCTGAGCGACCTGCCGTCTTACACTACACACGGCACAGTGCACGTGGTCGTcaacaaccag ATTGGCTTCACCACTGATCCCCGTATGGCCCGCTCGTCCCCGTACCCCACCGATGTAGCGCGAGTGGTGAACGCGCCAATCTTCCACGTTAACGCAGACGACCCAGAGGCCGTCATGTACGTGTGTAACGTCGCCGCCGAATGGAGAGCCACCTTCCACAAAGATGTAGTGGTTGACCTG GTGTGTTACCGGCGTAACGGCCATAACGAGATGGACGAGCCCATGTTCACACAGCCGCTCATGTACAAGCAGATCAAGAAGCAGAAGCCTGTGCTGCAGAAATACGCAGAGAAACTCATCGCAGAGGGAGCCGTCACACGCCAGGAGTATGAG gaggagaTTGCCAAATACGACAAGATATGTGAGGAGGCTTACGCTCGCTCCAAGGATGAGAAAATCCTCCACATCAAACACTGGCTGGATTCCCCTTGGCCTG gttttttCACACTGGACGGCCAGCCCAAAAGCATGACCTGTCCATCTACAGGATTGACTGAGGAGGAACTTGCACATATTGGTCAGGTGGCATCATCAGTCCCTGTGGAAGACTTCACCATTCACGggg gtctGAGTCGGATCCTGAAGGGTCGTGGTGAGATGATCCGGAACCGGATGGTGGACTGGGCTCTGGGAGAGTACATGGCCTTTGGTTCTCTGCTGAAAGAGGGCATCCACGTGCGCCTCAGTGGCCAGGATGTGGAGAGAGGAACCTTCAG CCACCGTCACCACGTCCTTCATGACCAGAACGTGGATAAGAGGACGTGTATCCCCATGAACCACGTCGCCCCGAACCAGGCTCCTTACACCGTGTGTAACAGCTCACTCTCGGAGTACGGAGTGCTGg GTTTCGAGTTGGGGTTTGCCATGGCCAGTCCTAACGCTCTGGTTCTGTGGGAGGCCCAGTTTGGAGACTTCCACAACACAGCCCAGTGCATCATCGACCAGTTCATCTGTTCCGGACAGGCCAAGTGGGTCCGTCAGAACGGCATagtgctgctgctgccacatggcATGGAGGGCATG ggtCCCGAGCACTCATCAGCTCGCCCCGAGCGCTTCCTCCAAATGTGCAACGACGATCCTGATGTTTTCCCT AAAATCACAGAGGACTTCGGGGTGCAGCAGCTGTACGACTGTAACTGGATCGTGGTGAACTGCTCCACTCCGGCCAACTACTTCCACGTGCTGAGGAGGCAAATCCTGCAGCCCTTCAGGAAGCCT CTCATCGTTTTCACTCCCAAATCTCTTCTGCGCCACCCAGAGGCCAAGTCCAGCTTTGACCTGATGCTGCCTG ggacaCATTTCCTGCGTGTCATCCCAGACGAAGGTCCTGCAGCCCAGAACCCAGCCGCAGTGAAGCGTCTGCTCTTCTGCACAGGGAAGGTTTACTACGAGCTCACACGTGAACGCAAAGCTCGCGATATGGAGGGTGACGTGGCCATCGCACGCATTGAGCAG CTCTCTCCATTCCCCTTCGACCTGGTGAAGGCCGAGACGGAGAAATACCCCAACGCTGACCTGGTGT